The stretch of DNA CGCTAACTCTACAGTTGAAATTTCGTGAGGAGGCTGTTTAGTATTATCTATCAATTTAGATACTTCACTCCCGAATATCTCCTCAGTAAATTTACCTGTTAAATCGAGGCGATCGAGGGCGAACATATTAGTAAGAGCTGGATTAAAACGAGTGATTCTCCCGTTATAATTTGTGACTAACAAGCCATCAGCAATTGTATCGATAATTGAGGCTAGATAACTCATAGTATCTTGAAGTTCTGCTGTAGCTGCTGTCACCCGTTGTTCAAGAGTTTGACTGTAATTTGAAAGCTTTTGATTGGAAAGCTTTAGTTGACCCGTCATCTGGTTAAAAGCTTGTGCCAAAATCCCAATTTCATCCTCGGTGAGAACTGGTGCTGAGGAGTTCAAATTCCCGCTAGCTACCTCTATTGCAGTGTTGGCAATCGCCAGAATTGGCTGAGTAATCCGGCGCGACATCAGATAAACTGCTACTAATAAAATACCAGCCGAACTCAATCCAATCAGCAAGATTTCTCTGGCTAGTCTGTTGGCGGGTTCAAAAGCTTCTGCTTGGCTCATTTCTGCTAGTAATGCGAGATTTTGATTGGTGAGCCAACGATAGTTACTAATAACTGGAACTTTTTTATAGTTTTTATAAAGCCCTTGACCGTTGTTTTTGGCAAGCGCGGCATCAATACCAAAGCTATTCACACCTTCGTCTGAGTTTGTGTTTTTTTCATCCCCTGATATAAAGATATTTCTATTATTGGCTCGACCCACCAAATAAGTTTCTCCTGTCTTGCCCAATCCAGTTTTTTCCCTAATTAAGTCGTCTACACCTTTAAGATCCAAGTTAACAGCAATCGCACCCATTTTGACACCATTTCTATCTAAAATTGGGGTGGCAAAAGTGATGGCAGATTTTCCATTTGAGGCGTAAAAATTGGGAACAACTGCATTAGCACCTTCACGAGTAAAATAAGTGGTGGGATCTCCTAAAGGTCTAAATTTACCTTGAATATTCGTGTTTTCTCCATAAACAAATACCACAAATCCTCCATTCGTGGTAATGAGAACACTTTGCAAACTTGGTTTAACAGCAATTATATCTGAAAAATATTTTGTGAGGCGCTCGACAGCTATTTTATAGCTGGGATCTAAGTTATCTACAGTTAGCAAAATAGCTATTTGTTGTTGTATTTCTGGCAATTGGCTCATTAAAAGCACATCCTTGCGTTGAGTTTCAACCCATTGATTAAGTTGAAATTCCTTCAGGGAAGTGGCCACCGTTAAACGATCTTGAACAGATTGCTGTAAAGCATCTTTAGCACGAGTATAAGCAGCCCAAGCCACAATACTCACCGTCACCACTGACAATACTGAAAAATAGCTGACAAGTTGATTTAGTAGGCTGCGTTTCCAAAACTTCATTGTTTACCTCCTAATAAATAATGTTAATAGTTAACTATTAACACGATCGCTCTAACTTCATTTCCATTCAGCAAAAATCTGTTCAATCTTGGCTATTGCTTCGTCTCCAGCTTGCTCAGGTGATAGTCCATCTTTAACAATACTCAGAATAGCCTTAGACCAAATATTCTGAGAAAGCACCTCACTGTAAGCAGGATTAAATACTTCATAGCTAGGGCGAGTCAAGCCATTAAGTTGCTTAATTGCTATGGGTATGTGCGGATCTGTGGGATTATTCCAATAGGAATCCTGCAAAAGTTTTGGCATTACGGGAATGATTCGCCCCTTACCTCCCTCTTTAAGAAACTGATTTAAGTTTTCCGGTTTCAGCAAATAGGAAAGAAAACTTTTAGCTTCGGCTTTATGTTGAGAAGCTTCAAATATAACTATCTGCTTAACACCTAATATAGAAGTGAGTTCCCCTCCACCTGGCTTTTCTGGCCAACCTCTCGTTACCATTTTATTAAGATAAAGATCCGTCGATAGTTTATTGTATGGATTCTGCTCCAACTTTTGAGTTAAAGGAATTGACAGCGTACCATTAGCCGTCATTAGCGATTGACTTTCCAGAAAACTGACATTATTGCCAGAGTCTTTCCATTCTACAGAACTAGGGGGTACATAGCCATCTTTGTAAAAGTTAGCGTACTGTTTTAATGCCTTAATTATCCCCTCGCGGTTGGCGGGATCTTTCAGCAATAAATTACCATCTTTATCTAAGATTTTTACATTATAGGCTTCCAAAAATTGTTGGAAAATTAAAAAAGTATCAGTACCCAAAGCTGACATAGTTAAACCCAAGCCATAGATATCTGACTTACCATTTTGGCGTAAACTATCCTGAGCTTGTTTCCAATATTGCCAGAAATTATCCCAATTAGTAGGAATTTCTTGCTCGTTTAAACCACTTTCTTGTAGGAGATTTCGCCAGTACAAAATATGTGTTGCCTGCTGTCCTATTGGTAATGAATAGTAAGACCGTTTTTTAGATATATTATTCTGAAAATATACGGCTTCTAAAGCCGTAGGATTGTACAAATATTTAAGAGGATTAATCAGATCGGAGACATCAGCTAACTGATTTTGCCACGCCAAACTAGGAATCAAATTTGTTTCTGCCGTTGCACTATAAAGCACATCAGGAGGATTACCATCCTTGAGTGCTTTTTGCGTCTCAGCATCAATGTTATTGAGCGGTATTAGTCTTAATTCAGCTTTTTTACCGCTTTCTTTTTCCCATCGATCTATGAGTCTTGCTACTACCTCATTCTCTTCTGGTAAAAATCCTTGCGACCACCAAATTCGGAAACTTTGATTTTGGTGTGGTAGTGAATTTTCCGCGAGATTTGTCGGAGTATTATGGCTACAAGTAGCTAACCCAAAAAACAGTAAAAACAGTAATATTAATGTAAATACCTGCTTACGCATTGTCTTTCTCAACCTCATTAGATAAGATGTTTATTTTTAATTTAGACTTGGAAATAGCCCTTTTGTTTTCTATGAGCAATAACTTCATCCACATTAAAATAAAGTTGCTAACCAATCGGCAATAACACCATAAATCAACGTCTTTACTATACTTTTGAGTCATTGAGTAATATGCTTGAGCTATAGCTTTTTGATACTTAGGTTCAAGTTTTCCTGCTCCAATGAGTTGCGTTTCTGCTTTTGCCAAAATTCTACAAAAACTTTCTACTAACAGGGCTCTATTAGACGTAGAAACTGTCACATTGCCATATTTGCGATATACTGAATAAGAACCTGGTTGGTAGATGATTTTCGCTCCTTTTATGAGTAAAGAAATCAGAAAATCTCGATCTTGTCCGCATTTTAAGGTTTCATCCCATTTAATGCTATTAACAATGGTACTTTTCTTAAAAAGATAGGCAATTGGAGGTAAGCAGCCATAAGCCAACAAAGATTCTAACACATCCTTACAATTTCCAGAAACTCCGAAAATATTGACAGGTTCCTGGAGAATTTCTCCATTCTCTAAATGATACTGATAATTCACATCTCCATAAACAATATCTGCCCCTGTTTCCTCTAAAAATTTAACTTGCCGTTCAATTTTATCAGGAAGTAAATAGTCATCAGCATCAAGATATTGAATGTATTCACCCCTGGATAATTCCATCCCCCTATTTCTCGCATAATTTCCGCCTCTATTTGGCCCAGTTTCCCAAGTTAGTTTACCATTGTAACTTTTGAGCGCCTCTAAGCTTCCATCGGTAGAACCATCATCAATTACAATTACCTCAATCAGCTTGTAAGACTGCTGAAAACAGCTTTCTATGGCTGCTATCAGCCATTTCTCAGCGTTAAAGCAAGGAACAATAATTGATACAAGCTTTGCCATAATTTGCTGTTAATTTCAGGCTGAAACTTAGGGTAAAACCATGCTTATTTCAAATAGGGATGGAATTTTTCAGTAAAATACACCCATTGACTGTCATTTTCCAGACTTAATCTAGCACCCTCGACTAATGCTGTCGATACCAAAGCATCTCGAAATGTCGGTCGCCGCCCTTCAAAATCAGCAGGGGAATTATTTCCTTCTACAATCGATGCGACATCTTTAAGAAATTGAGTGATGCTGTCTATGCCATACCCTCGATATTCAGTATACTCGCTATCCAGCCTCCTATAAGGCTGACAGAAGTACGGGTTAATATCTTCTATCCCCCCTAAGTCAGTTATAGTCTGAACGCCCCGTTTTGTTTGGTCGCTTTCAAACCTCCCTGCGGTACCGATCGCCTCAATTTTTTGCTGAGACATCGCACCATTGCAGTTAGGATCGATCCAATTGGTCAAAATCGTAGATGTAAAGCCCTGCGACCATTCAATCAATACCTGAATCGCATCATAGCTGGAAATGCCGCGTTGCGACAGCCAGTTTTTTTGTCCAGTAGCAACAATTCGGCGGGGTAAAGCTTGAGTGACAAAATAAATCAGATCGGCGTAATGTACACCTAAATACTGAAAAATATTAGTATCCGCGACCCAGGCAGAAAAAGTTTCGCTCGGAATAATTTTGCGCTGGCTAAATTCTACATGAAAGTACAGCGGATCGCCAATAGAACCATCAGCGATCGCTTGGCGAAGTTTCAAATTAGCTAAATCCCAGCGTTTATGAAACTCCACAGCTCCGTAAACTCCATATTTTTCCGCAGCTTGGATCGTTTGCTCTGCATCCGCTACAGTTGGTGATAGGGGTTTAACCACCAGTACGTGCTTGCCACTGGCGATCGCAGCTAAAGCCATCTCTGTATGCAAATGATCCGGCGTAGTAATAATTACCGCGCCTGGATCGGGTAAATTGGCGATCGCCTCTCGATAAGCATTGCCATCCGTGCAATTCCCCATCGGGTAACGCACACAAGGCATTTCTATCCCCATTAACTCCTGAAGCTCACCAAGCTTAGCATCAAAAATAGCAAAAGACTCAGCGGACTTACTAGCAACTAACACCCGATCGATCGTCCCCGCCTGATATTGCTGCATTACCGCTGGTAACACAGTTCCATAACCCTTGGTACTGCGGCCGCAAACATACATACCAGTACCAATTATCAACAGATTCAGCTTTTTCTGCTCAGTATTCAATGACATATCTACAACCAATAATTATGCTTGCTGATAAGTGGTCGAAGATAATTAAACGTAGGGTGGACTCTATTATCCTATCCAATCAAGATAAATCTCTTCACAGGATATGTACCCATTCTACTACTTTACTATACAATATCCAGTTAATATTACGTCAATATTCGGGAAATTGATAGTTTTCTTAGTATATACTCTTACTCCCTCAACTTCTCAATATCTAATCCGCTATGTTAAGTTTAGACAATCCCCTAGTCAAACTCTATGCCACTCTGATTGGATGGGTATTGACAGGATTTATCCTCGGTCGCTATCTACCCAAAGGAGCCTCGACAGGCTTAGGAAAATTCCTATTTTTCTGCGGCGCACCATTTAGTATTATTGCTTTCATGCGTCGTGCTAACCTCTCTGGATACCTAATAATTTCTCCCTTAACAGCGTGGACTGCTTTGTTTGTAGGGGCAGGATTAGCTTGGATTTGGATCGATTTAGGAGTCAACGACGAGCGCCTGCAAGCTATTTCTCGCGGCCTCACAAATCCCAAAAATGTTGACAGCAGGGCAACATTTGAGGAAGATAGCCGAGCGATAAAAAGTGCTTGGAGTAAACCAACTCAAGGCAGTTTTTTATTTGCAATGATGGTGGGAAATACGGGATTTTTAGGTTTTCCCATTATTTTGTCTTTAGTGGGAGCAGACTACTTTGCTTGGGCTTTGTTTTATGACTTAAGTATTACTCTCGGTATCCATGTATTCGGCGTAGCACTAGCAGCTTATTACGGTACTGCACCCAAGATCGAAGGTTGGAAAGGCCCCCTTTTGACAATATTAAAAAATCCTGCATTATGGGCTTTTGGGATTGGCTTAGTCGTGCGAATTCTGCCACTACCTCCACAAGCGGATAAAATATTGCAGACGGGTGCTTGGACAGTAATCACTTTATTCTTAATTATGATTGGGATACAATTGAGTAAGCTTTCATCTTTTCATAATCTCAAACAGGGATTGACTTGTCTCGCTATTAAAATGTTGTTAACGCCTTTGGTTGTTGGCACGGGCTTAATGTTTTTTGGCATCACTGGCCCGCCCAGACTTTTGTTAGTTTTGCTGATGGGTATGCCTCCAGCTTTTATCACTACTTTGTTTGCAGAAAAATATGGTTTAGACCGAGATTTGGCAGTAACTACTGTAGCAATTGGCTGCGGAGCTGTGTTATTTACTATCCCTATATGGTTATGGCTATTTGGGTTTTAAATATAGGCAGGAGGCAGGTGGCAGGAGGCAGGTGGCAGAAGGCAGGAGGTAGGTGGCTTTTGTAATACTAATTCTCCTAAAAATAGGACTTACATAAAACTATAATTGGGAGAATTTGTACAAATAAATGTAGCCATATCATTACGAACGAAGTGAAGCAATGACGATAGAAGCATAAGTAGTTGGGCATAAATAAACGTAGTCATGTCATTGCGAACGAAGTGAAGCAATCACCTAGTCCCTGAGATTGCTTCTGTTTGCTTCGTTCCTCAGATTGCTTCGTACCTCAGATTGCTTCGCTTCGCTCGCAACTGCGCTTCGCTTGACGCGCTGCGCTTGACTCGCAATGACGAGAGAAGTATAAATAACAAGACTTACGCACACAACCAAAGAAACCGGGTTTTTTGAGAAAAATCCTTGGTTGTGACCCACAGATTCTCTCGAAAACCCGGTTTCTGGGACTCTATGCGTAAGTCCTAGATAATTTAAACTGAGAAATTATGCAGTTTTGTTAGCGCGGCGGCGACGTGCGGCGA from Kamptonema formosum PCC 6407 encodes:
- a CDS encoding histidine kinase dimerization/phospho-acceptor domain-containing protein translates to MKFWKRSLLNQLVSYFSVLSVVTVSIVAWAAYTRAKDALQQSVQDRLTVATSLKEFQLNQWVETQRKDVLLMSQLPEIQQQIAILLTVDNLDPSYKIAVERLTKYFSDIIAVKPSLQSVLITTNGGFVVFVYGENTNIQGKFRPLGDPTTYFTREGANAVVPNFYASNGKSAITFATPILDRNGVKMGAIAVNLDLKGVDDLIREKTGLGKTGETYLVGRANNRNIFISGDEKNTNSDEGVNSFGIDAALAKNNGQGLYKNYKKVPVISNYRWLTNQNLALLAEMSQAEAFEPANRLAREILLIGLSSAGILLVAVYLMSRRITQPILAIANTAIEVASGNLNSSAPVLTEDEIGILAQAFNQMTGQLKLSNQKLSNYSQTLEQRVTAATAELQDTMSYLASIIDTIADGLLVTNYNGRITRFNPALTNMFALDRLDLTGKFTEEIFGSEVSKLIDNTKQPPHEISTVELALQGGRFAKGSAVAILKKSASDSQAPTYIGSVILIRDITAEKEVDQMKTDFISTVSHELRTPLTSVLGFAKLIQKKLEENVFPIVVTEDKKVQRAVKQVGDNLQIIVSEGQRLTDLINDLLDVAKMEAGKIDWKMQPMKVDDLIDRAIAATFALFENKGLEPIKDIEENLPELVGDRDKLIQVMINLLSNSIKFTDKGFVTCQAKKNRR
- a CDS encoding ABC transporter substrate-binding protein is translated as MRKQVFTLILLFLLFFGLATCSHNTPTNLAENSLPHQNQSFRIWWSQGFLPEENEVVARLIDRWEKESGKKAELRLIPLNNIDAETQKALKDGNPPDVLYSATAETNLIPSLAWQNQLADVSDLINPLKYLYNPTALEAVYFQNNISKKRSYYSLPIGQQATHILYWRNLLQESGLNEQEIPTNWDNFWQYWKQAQDSLRQNGKSDIYGLGLTMSALGTDTFLIFQQFLEAYNVKILDKDGNLLLKDPANREGIIKALKQYANFYKDGYVPPSSVEWKDSGNNVSFLESQSLMTANGTLSIPLTQKLEQNPYNKLSTDLYLNKMVTRGWPEKPGGGELTSILGVKQIVIFEASQHKAEAKSFLSYLLKPENLNQFLKEGGKGRIIPVMPKLLQDSYWNNPTDPHIPIAIKQLNGLTRPSYEVFNPAYSEVLSQNIWSKAILSIVKDGLSPEQAGDEAIAKIEQIFAEWK
- a CDS encoding glycosyltransferase family 2 protein, with the protein product MAKLVSIIVPCFNAEKWLIAAIESCFQQSYKLIEVIVIDDGSTDGSLEALKSYNGKLTWETGPNRGGNYARNRGMELSRGEYIQYLDADDYLLPDKIERQVKFLEETGADIVYGDVNYQYHLENGEILQEPVNIFGVSGNCKDVLESLLAYGCLPPIAYLFKKSTIVNSIKWDETLKCGQDRDFLISLLIKGAKIIYQPGSYSVYRKYGNVTVSTSNRALLVESFCRILAKAETQLIGAGKLEPKYQKAIAQAYYSMTQKYSKDVDLWCYCRLVSNFILMWMKLLLIENKRAISKSKLKINILSNEVEKDNA
- a CDS encoding Gfo/Idh/MocA family protein → MSLNTEQKKLNLLIIGTGMYVCGRSTKGYGTVLPAVMQQYQAGTIDRVLVASKSAESFAIFDAKLGELQELMGIEMPCVRYPMGNCTDGNAYREAIANLPDPGAVIITTPDHLHTEMALAAIASGKHVLVVKPLSPTVADAEQTIQAAEKYGVYGAVEFHKRWDLANLKLRQAIADGSIGDPLYFHVEFSQRKIIPSETFSAWVADTNIFQYLGVHYADLIYFVTQALPRRIVATGQKNWLSQRGISSYDAIQVLIEWSQGFTSTILTNWIDPNCNGAMSQQKIEAIGTAGRFESDQTKRGVQTITDLGGIEDINPYFCQPYRRLDSEYTEYRGYGIDSITQFLKDVASIVEGNNSPADFEGRRPTFRDALVSTALVEGARLSLENDSQWVYFTEKFHPYLK
- a CDS encoding AEC family transporter, with amino-acid sequence MLSLDNPLVKLYATLIGWVLTGFILGRYLPKGASTGLGKFLFFCGAPFSIIAFMRRANLSGYLIISPLTAWTALFVGAGLAWIWIDLGVNDERLQAISRGLTNPKNVDSRATFEEDSRAIKSAWSKPTQGSFLFAMMVGNTGFLGFPIILSLVGADYFAWALFYDLSITLGIHVFGVALAAYYGTAPKIEGWKGPLLTILKNPALWAFGIGLVVRILPLPPQADKILQTGAWTVITLFLIMIGIQLSKLSSFHNLKQGLTCLAIKMLLTPLVVGTGLMFFGITGPPRLLLVLLMGMPPAFITTLFAEKYGLDRDLAVTTVAIGCGAVLFTIPIWLWLFGF